A single window of Nocardia sp. NBC_01327 DNA harbors:
- a CDS encoding GTP-binding protein, protein MTRPEADQPLAQSVKILIAGGFGVGKTTMVGAISEITPLRTEEIITERSEGVDDLTGIEGKTTTTVGLDFGRITVDAGLVLYLFGTPGQDRFWFLWDELARGALGAVILVDTRRLENSFAAIDFFERRGIGFTIGVNCFEGAPRYSPEEVRVALDLDEHVPILLCDARDRGSCKTVLTTLAEYLITRAVA, encoded by the coding sequence ATGACCCGCCCCGAGGCGGACCAGCCGCTCGCCCAATCGGTGAAGATTCTGATCGCCGGCGGCTTCGGCGTCGGCAAGACCACCATGGTCGGTGCGATCAGCGAGATCACGCCGCTGCGCACCGAGGAGATCATTACCGAACGTTCCGAGGGCGTGGACGATCTCACCGGTATCGAGGGCAAGACCACCACCACGGTGGGCTTGGATTTCGGTCGCATCACCGTCGATGCCGGACTGGTGCTCTACCTGTTCGGTACGCCCGGCCAGGACCGTTTCTGGTTCCTCTGGGACGAACTGGCGCGCGGTGCGCTCGGCGCGGTCATCCTCGTCGACACCCGGCGACTCGAAAACTCCTTCGCGGCCATCGATTTCTTCGAACGCCGCGGTATCGGCTTCACCATCGGCGTGAACTGTTTCGAGGGTGCGCCGCGCTACAGCCCCGAAGAAGTCCGCGTGGCACTGGATCTGGACGAACACGTCCCGATCCTGCTCTGCGATGCGCGCGACCGCGGTTCCTGCAAGACCGTACTGACCACGCTCGCCGAATATCTCATCACGCGTGCCGTCGCCTGA
- a CDS encoding roadblock/LC7 domain-containing protein, producing the protein MNTSPAGDLDWLLDDLVEKLAGVRHAVVHSTDGLLLGRSTRMSREDAEHFAAMSSTLYGLSRSAGHRFDGGGVRQAVIELDRAVLFVTAAGANACLALQTGIDANLGMVAYEMNMTVQRVGSYLSTTARRPGEFG; encoded by the coding sequence GTGAACACCTCCCCCGCTGGTGACCTCGACTGGCTACTCGACGATCTCGTCGAGAAACTCGCCGGAGTACGTCACGCCGTGGTCCACTCCACCGACGGCCTGCTGCTGGGCCGCTCGACCCGCATGAGCCGCGAGGACGCCGAACACTTCGCGGCCATGTCCTCCACGCTCTACGGGCTCTCCCGCAGTGCCGGACACCGATTCGACGGCGGCGGCGTCCGACAGGCGGTGATCGAACTCGATCGCGCCGTCCTGTTCGTCACCGCCGCGGGCGCGAATGCCTGTCTGGCCCTGCAGACCGGCATCGACGCCAATCTGGGCATGGTGGCGTACGAGATGAACATGACCGTGCAGCGGGTGGGTTCGTACCTGTCCACCACCGCGCGGCGCCCCGGCGAATTCGGCTGA
- a CDS encoding nitrate- and nitrite sensing domain-containing protein, translated as MLSRRLGVRTRILAIALVPSLALVLIGVGAAGTLIDHSNNARTWADELQSGVVPTRELIEAVQLERQLTEWRSAGAEIDVRDLAAARLRLDNALRQIAPAQSRLSSIGPQAMGDTTAAMGDLGGKLTQIRAGADATTLSTADADAFYSSMPQLVLDGVQIAQKHAPDAPTAIELAQAGAVLQGLEAMSRATALGAAMIDGGPGLNADLAGEYVRLLGYYRTRIESLLTDTDPEQAAAAKALTSGAAWQQLGAMEAVLAQRALPRTAGATAPRTVLPLSIDDWQSKAAEVDHALAELWQSENLRAQHLASTAAARTTRNSLLAGGAMLVVALGAILVALALANRIIRRLRRLRDETFALADEHLPETMRRLAAGEPVDSTTEAPPLKFGSDEIGQVAEAFGHAHSAAVAAAITESRTREGVKAVFLNIAHRSQVVVHRQLELLDEAESTQENPAVLEIFFRLDHLATRERRNAENLVILAGGQPGRQWRNPVPLMELVRSAVGETVDYKRVRTGRLPQTFIVGGAVGDLIHLLAELIDNATSFSPPQAHVQVAGSSVARGVALEISDQGMGIPEAELDRINVMLSTPGDFGITSFSSDSRLGLFVVSQLAGRHGISVRLSESDYGGIRAIVLVPGALVAGETPSPEYTSGQLPLPRRAEYNPPTADLPALRSAPRAPAPQTRPPMTGGAPPVRSHESGHDRVDDGMPGDGARPSLPRRRRQASLAPELAQDPVRPEAEPARPERSPEQARNLMSAIENGTRQGRRADPGSLPQPTTYRQEGDGEHLPRW; from the coding sequence ATGCTCAGCAGGCGGCTCGGGGTGCGGACGCGAATTCTGGCCATCGCACTCGTTCCGAGTCTCGCGCTGGTACTGATCGGCGTCGGTGCGGCAGGCACGTTGATCGACCATTCCAACAATGCCCGCACCTGGGCCGACGAGTTGCAATCGGGTGTTGTGCCCACCCGCGAACTCATCGAGGCCGTCCAGCTGGAACGGCAGCTCACCGAATGGCGCTCGGCCGGTGCGGAAATCGATGTGCGCGATCTCGCGGCGGCGCGCCTGCGGCTGGACAATGCGCTGCGCCAGATCGCGCCCGCGCAGTCCCGCCTCTCCAGCATCGGACCGCAGGCGATGGGCGACACCACGGCCGCCATGGGTGATCTGGGCGGCAAGCTCACCCAGATCCGTGCCGGAGCGGATGCGACCACGCTGTCCACCGCCGATGCCGACGCCTTCTACAGCTCCATGCCGCAGCTCGTGCTCGACGGTGTGCAGATCGCACAGAAGCACGCACCGGACGCGCCCACCGCCATCGAACTCGCCCAGGCGGGCGCCGTCCTGCAGGGCCTCGAAGCCATGAGCCGAGCGACCGCGCTGGGCGCGGCCATGATCGACGGCGGCCCGGGGCTCAACGCGGACCTGGCCGGTGAATACGTCCGCCTGCTCGGCTACTACCGCACCCGCATCGAAAGTCTGCTCACCGACACCGATCCCGAACAGGCGGCCGCCGCCAAGGCCCTCACGAGCGGTGCGGCCTGGCAGCAGCTCGGGGCGATGGAAGCCGTACTGGCACAGCGTGCGCTGCCCCGGACCGCCGGGGCCACCGCACCGCGCACGGTGCTGCCGCTGTCCATCGACGACTGGCAGTCCAAGGCCGCCGAGGTCGACCACGCGCTGGCCGAGCTGTGGCAGTCGGAGAACCTGCGCGCCCAGCACCTGGCCAGTACCGCCGCCGCGCGCACCACCCGCAATTCGCTGCTGGCGGGCGGCGCCATGCTGGTGGTAGCACTGGGCGCGATCCTGGTCGCACTGGCGCTGGCGAATCGAATCATCAGGCGGCTGCGGCGATTGCGCGATGAGACCTTCGCCCTCGCCGATGAGCATCTGCCCGAAACCATGCGCAGGCTCGCGGCGGGCGAACCGGTCGACAGTACGACCGAGGCGCCCCCGCTGAAATTCGGCAGCGATGAGATCGGCCAGGTGGCAGAGGCTTTCGGCCATGCCCACTCCGCCGCCGTCGCCGCCGCGATCACCGAATCGCGCACCCGCGAGGGCGTGAAGGCGGTCTTCCTCAATATCGCCCACCGCAGCCAGGTCGTGGTGCACCGCCAGCTGGAACTGCTCGACGAGGCCGAATCCACGCAGGAGAACCCGGCCGTACTGGAGATCTTCTTCCGCCTCGATCACCTCGCCACCCGCGAGCGCCGCAATGCCGAGAATCTGGTGATCCTCGCCGGTGGTCAGCCCGGCCGCCAGTGGCGCAATCCGGTGCCGCTCATGGAACTGGTGCGCAGCGCGGTCGGCGAGACGGTCGATTACAAGCGGGTCCGAACCGGGCGGCTGCCACAGACTTTCATCGTCGGCGGGGCCGTCGGCGATCTGATCCATCTGCTCGCCGAACTCATCGACAATGCGACCTCGTTCTCCCCGCCGCAGGCGCATGTCCAGGTCGCGGGGAGCTCGGTGGCCCGGGGTGTGGCCCTGGAGATCAGCGATCAGGGCATGGGCATTCCCGAAGCGGAACTCGATCGCATCAATGTGATGCTCTCCACGCCCGGCGATTTCGGCATCACCAGCTTCTCCTCGGATTCGCGCCTGGGTCTGTTCGTGGTCTCGCAGCTGGCTGGGCGGCACGGCATTTCGGTGCGTCTGTCCGAATCGGACTACGGCGGCATCCGTGCCATCGTGCTGGTGCCGGGCGCGCTGGTCGCCGGTGAGACGCCGTCGCCGGAGTACACCTCCGGACAGCTTCCGCTTCCCCGCCGCGCCGAATACAACCCGCCCACCGCCGATCTGCCCGCCCTGCGCAGCGCGCCCCGCGCTCCGGCCCCGCAGACCCGTCCCCCCATGACCGGTGGCGCGCCGCCGGTGCGCTCGCACGAGAGCGGCCACGACCGCGTGGACGACGGCATGCCCGGGGACGGCGCCCGCCCCTCGCTCCCGCGCCGCCGCCGGCAGGCCAGTCTCGCACCGGAACTGGCACAGGACCCCGTGCGGCCCGAAGCCGAGCCCGCGCGCCCCGAGCGCAGCCCCGAGCAGGCCCGAAACCTCATGTCCGCCATCGAGAACGGCACCCGCCAGGGCCGCCGCGCCGATCCGGGCAGTCTCCCCCAACCCACCACCTATCGACAGGAAGGCGACGGTGAACACCTCCCCCGCTGGTGA
- a CDS encoding alpha/beta fold hydrolase, translated as MAERLAIGVGPSTIDMAYETFGDPAWPPVLLIMGGGAQLINWPEPFCHELVERGLYVIRFDNRDVGRSTYMTDAPKPDIGAAMGGDLSAVSYNLSDMAADAVGLLDALGIGSAHLVGASMGGMIAQTIAIEYPGRVRSLTSMMSTTGDPEVGQTDPKAFGEPGGLPSNRDEYIAWRLKSAVALRSPGYEFDEAAAIENAGLSYDRGFDFDAMMRHMLAVLGSGDRTAQLREVRVPTLVMHGTDDPAFDVSGGRATAAAVPGAKLVIFEGMAHSLPRELWPAYAGNIADLVSRVDGEPATRSGMRGYPLTRKRDA; from the coding sequence ATGGCTGAGCGGCTGGCGATCGGCGTCGGGCCTTCGACGATCGATATGGCCTACGAGACCTTCGGTGATCCGGCGTGGCCGCCGGTGCTGTTGATCATGGGTGGCGGGGCGCAATTGATCAACTGGCCCGAACCGTTCTGTCATGAGCTCGTCGAACGCGGGTTGTATGTCATTCGATTCGACAATCGCGATGTCGGGCGGTCGACCTATATGACCGACGCGCCGAAGCCCGATATCGGGGCGGCGATGGGCGGGGATCTGTCGGCGGTGTCGTACAACCTGTCCGATATGGCCGCCGATGCGGTCGGACTGCTGGATGCGCTGGGAATCGGGAGCGCTCATCTGGTGGGCGCGTCCATGGGCGGGATGATCGCGCAGACCATCGCCATCGAATATCCAGGCCGGGTCCGGTCGTTGACCTCGATGATGTCCACGACGGGTGATCCCGAAGTGGGACAGACGGATCCGAAGGCCTTCGGTGAACCGGGCGGCCTGCCGTCGAATCGGGACGAATACATCGCGTGGCGGCTCAAATCCGCAGTGGCACTGCGCTCCCCCGGCTACGAGTTCGACGAGGCCGCGGCGATCGAGAACGCGGGGCTGTCCTACGACCGGGGGTTCGACTTCGACGCCATGATGCGGCACATGCTGGCGGTCCTCGGTTCGGGCGACCGCACCGCGCAATTGCGCGAGGTGCGGGTACCCACACTGGTCATGCACGGCACCGACGATCCGGCCTTCGATGTCAGCGGCGGCCGCGCCACCGCGGCGGCCGTCCCCGGTGCGAAGCTCGTGATCTTCGAGGGCATGGCGCACAGCCTGCCCCGGGAGCTGTGGCCCGCCTACGCCGGCAATATCGCCGACCTCGTGAGCCGCGTCGACGGCGAACCGGCTACGCGCTCGGGAATGCGCGGCTATCCTCTGACCAGGAAACGCGATGCGTAA
- a CDS encoding succinic semialdehyde dehydrogenase: protein MPVPAAAVFERLKTFAAVDTTEDRDHRAITEVFTGKTLGTVPVGTAADVTAAVAKARAAQAEWAARPVKERAEVFNRYRDLVVENREYLMDVVQAETGKARWAAQEEIMGLMMAARYFARVAPQLLASHSVAGAFPLLNRAAVRHVPKGVVGVIAPWNYPMLLSIGDSIPALLAGNAVVVKPDSQTPYSSLANAELFARAGLPRDLFAVVTGPGTVVGTAIVDVCDYLMFTGSSTTGRTLAEQCGRRLIGFSAELGGKNPMIVTAGANLDKVAKAAVRACFSNAGQLCISIERLYVEKSIAAEFTEKFVAAVKDAKLGAAYDYSQDIGSLISEAQLETVTKHVADAVSKGAKVLAGGNARPDLGQLFFEPTVLTDVTNAMECGRNETFGPLVSIYPVENVEEAITRANDTEYGLNASVWAGSKAEGERIAERLHAGTVNIDEGYAPAWGTTGAPMGGMGISGVGRRHGPDGLLKFTEPQTVVVTRFLNLDAPPLISQDRWQPFLMGVARAVRFLPGR from the coding sequence ATGCCCGTGCCGGCAGCCGCAGTGTTCGAACGTCTGAAGACGTTCGCGGCGGTGGACACGACCGAGGACCGCGATCACCGGGCGATCACCGAGGTGTTCACCGGTAAGACCCTCGGGACGGTGCCGGTCGGTACCGCCGCCGATGTCACCGCCGCGGTGGCGAAAGCCCGTGCCGCCCAGGCGGAATGGGCCGCACGCCCGGTCAAGGAGCGCGCCGAGGTCTTCAATCGCTATCGGGATCTGGTGGTGGAGAACCGCGAATACCTGATGGACGTGGTGCAGGCCGAGACCGGCAAGGCGCGCTGGGCGGCCCAGGAGGAGATCATGGGCCTGATGATGGCGGCCCGCTATTTCGCCCGCGTCGCACCGCAATTGCTCGCCTCGCACAGTGTGGCCGGCGCCTTCCCGCTGCTGAATCGGGCGGCCGTACGGCATGTGCCCAAGGGCGTGGTCGGTGTCATCGCGCCGTGGAACTACCCCATGCTGCTGTCGATCGGCGATTCGATCCCGGCATTGCTGGCGGGCAATGCGGTGGTCGTGAAGCCCGACAGCCAGACTCCGTACTCGTCGCTGGCGAATGCCGAACTGTTCGCCCGGGCCGGACTGCCGCGCGATCTGTTCGCCGTGGTGACCGGTCCCGGCACGGTGGTCGGCACCGCGATCGTCGATGTGTGCGACTACCTCATGTTCACCGGGTCCTCGACCACCGGCCGCACCCTGGCCGAGCAGTGCGGCCGCCGCCTCATCGGTTTCTCCGCCGAACTGGGCGGCAAGAACCCCATGATCGTCACTGCCGGAGCGAATCTCGACAAGGTGGCCAAGGCCGCGGTACGCGCCTGCTTCTCCAATGCAGGGCAGCTCTGCATCTCCATCGAACGCCTCTACGTCGAGAAGTCGATCGCCGCGGAATTCACCGAGAAGTTCGTCGCCGCTGTCAAGGACGCGAAACTCGGTGCGGCGTACGACTATTCGCAGGATATCGGCAGCCTCATCTCCGAGGCGCAGCTGGAGACGGTCACCAAGCATGTCGCCGACGCCGTCTCCAAGGGTGCGAAGGTGCTGGCGGGCGGCAACGCTCGCCCCGATCTCGGCCAGCTGTTCTTCGAGCCGACCGTGCTCACCGACGTCACCAACGCCATGGAGTGCGGCCGCAACGAAACCTTCGGCCCGCTCGTCTCGATCTACCCGGTCGAGAATGTCGAGGAGGCCATCACCCGCGCCAATGACACCGAATACGGCCTCAATGCCAGTGTCTGGGCGGGCAGTAAGGCCGAGGGCGAGCGCATCGCCGAACGCCTGCACGCGGGCACGGTGAATATCGACGAGGGTTATGCCCCCGCCTGGGGCACCACCGGTGCGCCGATGGGCGGTATGGGGATTTCCGGTGTCGGCCGCAGGCACGGTCCCGACGGCCTGCTGAAGTTCACCGAACCTCAGACGGTCGTGGTCACCCGATTCCTGAATCTCGATGCCCCGCCGCTGATTTCGCAGGACAGGTGGCAGCCGTTCCTGATGGGTGTCGCCCGCGCCGTCCGGTTCCTGCCGGGCCGCTGA